The Sorex araneus isolate mSorAra2 chromosome 5, mSorAra2.pri, whole genome shotgun sequence genome has a segment encoding these proteins:
- the DYNLRB1 gene encoding dynein light chain roadblock-type 1 produces MAEVEETLKRLQSQKGVQGIIVVNTEGIPIKSTMDNPTTTQYASLMHNFILKARSTVREIDPQNDLTFLRIRSKKNEIMVAPDKDYFLIVIQNPTE; encoded by the exons ATG GCAGAGGTGGAGGAGACACTAAAGCGACTTCAGAGCCAGAAAGGAGTGCAGGGCATCATTGTGGTGAACACCGAAG GCATTCCCATCAAGAGCACCATGGACAACCCCACCACCACGCAGTACGCCAGCCTCATGCACAACTTCATCTTGAAGGCCCGGAGCACTGTGCGGGAAATTGACCCCCAGAATGACCTCACTTTCCTTCGCATTCGttccaagaaaaatgaaattatggttGCACCAG ataAAGACTATTTCCTGATTGTGATTCAGAATCCAACTGAATAA